ACTACACCGAGAGCTTATAGTGTATACGTATACTGTTGTTCGTGAAACTGAGCATGTTCTCTATGGATTTCATACTCGTGGAGAACGCGAGTGTTTCCGTATGTTAATCTCCTTTTCAGGAGTGGGACCTAAGACAGGTTTAGCGATTTTAAATACATTTTCTCTTAGCCAATTGTGTTCTATAGCTCGTGCTGAAGATATAAAAGCTATAGCTTCTGTTCCGGGCATAGGTAAGAAAACTGCTGAGAAGCTTATGGTCGATTTAAAGCAAAAGCTTGCAGACTTACTCCCTTTAGATGCACAAATACTCGCTTCTTGGGAACCAGCAAAACCTTCTTGTATGGAAGAAGGAATACAAGCTTTAGCAGCATTAGGCTATCCAAAATCCTCGGCAGAGAGAATGATCGCCGAAGCTATGAGCGAGCTTCCAGATCATGCGTCAGTAGCAGAAATTCTTCCTATTGCTTTAAAAAAGAATTTACAGGGGTTGAACAAGATCTAGACTTTCCTGAAGATCGTGGTATAATTTCCTCCACCATTTACTACATGTTGTTTAAGGAGATTATATATACATGGAACAAACGCTATCAATTATCAAACCTGATTCTGTTGGTAAGGCTCATATTGGTGAGATTATTGCTATCTTTGAAAAATCAGGATTTCGCATAGCTGCTATGAAAATGTTGCATTTATCAGTGAAAGAGGCAGAAGGCTTTTACGCTGTTCATAAATCGCGTCCATTTTTCCAAGAGTTAGTGGATTTTATGATTTCTGGTCCTGTAGTGGTTATGGTTCTTGAAGGGAATAATGCTGTAGCTCGTAATAGAGAAATTATGGGAGCAACAAATCCTCAAGAAGCTGCTCCAGGAACTATCCGCGCTCAGTTTGGTGAGTCTATAGGAATTAATGCAGTTCATGGTTCTGATAGTTTGGAAAACGCTGCGATAGAAATTAACTATTTCT
Above is a genomic segment from Chlamydia abortus containing:
- the ndk gene encoding nucleoside-diphosphate kinase; translation: MEQTLSIIKPDSVGKAHIGEIIAIFEKSGFRIAAMKMLHLSVKEAEGFYAVHKSRPFFQELVDFMISGPVVVMVLEGNNAVARNREIMGATNPQEAAPGTIRAQFGESIGINAVHGSDSLENAAIEINYFFSKVEIVNSAA
- the ruvA gene encoding Holliday junction branch migration protein RuvA, yielding MYDYIRGVLTYISSSTMVIESQGLGFSIFAPERWLIELSSQLHRELIVYTYTVVRETEHVLYGFHTRGERECFRMLISFSGVGPKTGLAILNTFSLSQLCSIARAEDIKAIASVPGIGKKTAEKLMVDLKQKLADLLPLDAQILASWEPAKPSCMEEGIQALAALGYPKSSAERMIAEAMSELPDHASVAEILPIALKKNLQGLNKI